The genomic interval CTCCTATCCAAAAGAATTAAGCAGCAGTAGCATAGTAGGTGCTAATGGAAATCCAGCGCTTGAATGGGGATACCAATCTGTCTCCGGTAACATTGGACATCCAATCCATGCGATAAGAGGAAAAGTAGTTGGAGGAAGTTCAACCCTTAATGGAGCAGTAAGCAGCCGGGCAACAGCAGCAGATTTTGAGCGATGGACAGCCTATGGCCTCCAGGGGTGGACACACGCTGACGTTCTTCCATTTTATAAAAAATTAGAACAGACTACAGCAGGTGCAGACGAGTGGCATGGACGTAACGGTATTTTCCCTATTCATCAGCTTAGTTTCGATGAAGTAAGTCCTCTGCAGCGTGCTTTCATTGAAGCATCCGAAAGCAATGGATTTGAAAGAATTGATGACTTCAATGCTGATAAGCAAAATGGAGCAGGTCCGTATCCAATGAATGTTTTAAACGGAGAGCGAATGAATACGGGTATGACTTACCTTAACGAAGGGGTAAGAAAAAGATCAAACTTAATCATAATTGCAGACACCCTGGTCAACAAAGTAGTGATTGAGAACGAGGAAGCTACAGGTGTCTTACTCGCGAACGGAACAATAATAAATGGAAAGCATATCATTCTTTCTTCAGGTACCTACGGCAGTGCTGCAACGCTTCTACGCTCAGGAATTGGTCCTTCAGCAGACTTAAAAAAGTTGAATATTCCTTTAGTCAAAAATCTCCCTGTTGGCAGCCAGCTATTTGATCATCCCTTTTACTATAATGCCTATGCTGTAGATCCAGGATTGGCCGGTGAACAAACACCAGTGATTGGTGCCCTTCTCTGGACAAAGTCAGCTAAAAGCACAGGAAATGAACTTGATATACACATTACCGCAACACATCTGCTGGATCCAAAATACAGCCCCACAGGCGTTGGTTTTGTATTGGCTGTCGCACTAACCAGGCCCTCTTCAATTGGTAAGGTTACATTAGCAAGCAGAAACCCAGAAGATGCTCCGGTCATTGATCTTAATTTTCTGGATTCAATTTCAGACCAGGAAAGGCTATTGGCCGGTGTTAAACTTGCAAGAGAGATTGGAAAAACTTCTCCTCTGAGCAGGTTTTTCACAGGGGAAATTATGCCTGGAATAGAAACTGATCAGGATGCTGAATTGATGCAGGCCATAATGGCTGCATTAGATACTTATCACCATCCCACTTCGACTGTTCCAATGGGTATTGCTGGTGATCCAAAGGCAGTTGTTAATGAAGCTGGACTGGTATATGGCATTCAAAATCTAAGGGTAGTTGATGCTTCAATTTTTCCTGATGTTCCTTCAACAGCCACTAATTTAACAGTAATTATGGCAGCAGAGAAAATAGCAAGCGAAATCCTATCCTAATCATTCCATTCTACTAATCTTACCTCTTATGAAAAGAATAAATTCAGATCAAATAACAACTTACAACTCCATTTCTGAATTTTTACTTTCATTGGGTAAGTTGGAAGTGCAGGAAAACGACTTCTCCATAAGTAGTCTTGACTGTTATCTTAGTGACGAACCAATGAAGTCAAATCCATTTCGTACCAATTTTTTCAACTTTCTAATGATTGTTGATGGCGCGGGCAGCTATACAATTGATAATGTATTATTTAAATTAATGCCTGCAAGTTTTTATTTTACAACCCCAGGGCATTTGAAATCTTTTATAATTGAAAAGCCATGGAAAGGTTTCATCCTATCTTTTACAGAAAAGTTTATTAAAGAATACTATTTAGGTAATCTATTTAAAGAATTTCCATTTTTAGTAGCAGAAACTACGCCACCTATATACTTAAATAAGGATATGGAAGCAGATGTGTCTAAAAGACTGGATACCCTGCTTGAACATTACCAAACGGAGAGCAAGTTTAAATATCAGATGATAACCAATATATTAATTGCTTTCCTTTATAAGGTAAAGGAAATGCTATTTGAAGCACCCAGATTAGAAGGACAGCAGTTTGGATACTCGATGTTGGTCGTCAGATTTAGAAAATATCTCGATGATCATTTTAGAGATGTAATTAGTGGCAAGGTGACAGAAATTTTTAATGGCAATCAAATTGCAAGTGCACTTGCTGTAAGCGCAGATCATTTAGGAAGTGAAGTGAAAAAAGAGACCGGTAGAACCTTAACAAAATGGATCACTGACAGAACAATTATGGAGGCACAATGTCTGCTTAAAAATTCGTCATTATCTATCTCAGAAATAGCTTATAAACTAACTTTTTCAGACCCCACCAATTTCACTAAGTATTTTAAGAAAAATACGGGTTTTTCACCTAAGCAATACCGGGATCAATAAGCATTACTCTGTTTCATAATCAGAAGAATACGTTCGTACAGATCGTCAAATAAACAAGTTATAAAAATCTGTTTATTTGGCTTTTTCGGTACAATTGATTCAGCAGCAATAATGCACCCATCTAAGCGAATACAATTTCTACATTCCTTAAATCACCATTTGTACCCCCCGATTAACCTTTTTTGAAGGTCTGGATATTAGCAAATTTGTCATAGTTATAATATTATATAGTTATGAAATCACCAGACTCAAGCTTGCTCCTTAAAAAGAGGATCATCAAAACTTCAATTAAGAAAGAAGCTACAAAGATGTCAAAAAGTACCATTGATCAACGAGGCACGATATGTATTGTGGACATCAGCGGATACACAACCTTTGTGAAGGAGACACAGAGCACTATCGGGCTCCTTAGCGTTTCGAAACTTTTACAAAAAATCATCACAGTCAATAATCCATTCTTTAATATCTCAGAAATAGAGGGGGATGCCATCCTTTTTTACCGTTATGGAGAACCATATCCAGTTGATGTCATCCTAAAGCAGTTTGAAGCTATACTTTTAGCATTTAACAAAATGATTACCAAATTAAAAGTATATGGTAACAACGTTACATCTTTATCCATTAAGTCTATTGTACACTATGGTGAAATAGCTGAGTTTACTATTGGCCGCTTTGAAAAGCTTTATGGCAAGCCTTTAATTGAGGCACACAGGCTATTAAAAAATTCAATTCATAGAGATACTTATTCGTTAATTACAGAGCAATATTTAGATACTTCGTCAAAAAATGCAGTTACAGCACTGCTTGGTATACAGCAATCTGAAAAATATGATGTAGGTGAACTTTGTTATACTTATTTTCCTTACTAGCCTGAATTAATCATCACTAAATCTGATCCGTAAAGAACACTATAGTCTCTAACTAGACTTCAGTTTTAAAGGAATGTTTTCACCTGGTTCACTTTCAAGCCTAAACTTTAAGCAATCGCAGTTTTTAACCTTTTTACCCCCGGTTTTGACCTTTTTCAGGTACGTGTTTAGCTGCAACTTTGTCTTAATTAAAAAACATAATAATGACGACTCAAATATTAAACACTATGCTGACGGTAGTAGCAGCCTGTTTGAATACAGAACAAGGCCTGATCATGCTAAATCCAAAACAAGAGCTTTTAGAAATAAACAACAAAGGCGGATTAGATAAACCAAGGCTGATCGTACTTGGAATAATAACATTTGTGAGCGGATTGCTATTCGTGCTGCCCGGAACTTTTGATGCAGGTGACTTCTTTATGTTTTCTGTATTTTTGATCGCGATGTGCTTCCAGCTTGAAACCAAAGATTTAAGCGGATTTGCCAGGGAACTCCCATTCATTGCCCTGAACCTTATGTTGCTCTATATGCAGTATCCTTTACAAGAGGTTAAGGAGCGCTAATATTCATATAGTACTTTAACTTACCATTTGTTCACTTGTTTTAACCTTTTTTCAGGCGCGAATAGCAGCAACTTTGCTATACTATAAAGGTATCATAAAATGAAAAAAGAAAAATGCATAAACAAGACTTTTACGCCGAACTTCGAGTTGTATTTGAAGACTAAATTAGGAATATCAGAAGACAACTTGCTCCGGCTTATTCCCTTATTAAATAAAGAAGTAATCCATAAAAATGATTTTCTTGTAAGGGAAGGTGACAATAGCCGATATGAGTTTTTTGTTGAACGCGGTTTACTGCGTTCTTATACTATTGACCAGGACGGTAAACATCACATCATACAATTCGCGCCGGAGAATTCGTTTATCAGCGATCGGAGCAATGTTTATCTTAATGAACCTTCCATGTTTTTTATAGAGGCTATAGAAGATAGTTATGTCATAAAGTTAGATCATAAATATAATCAATTCATAAAAGATATTTCCGCCAATAAGGAATATAATGAGATTATCCTCAACAAATATATTCGCAATTTAGAAGGCAGGGTAAATGGACTTCTTGCGGCCAAAGCCAAAGAGCGGTATCTTCAATTCATCAACCATTATTCTAAAATCTCCCTCCGGGTTCCGCAGTGGATGATTGCCTCTTACCTTGGTATTACACGCGAGACTTTAAGTAGAGTAAGGAAGGAACTTGCAACTAATAACTTTATTTAGTTGTGTTTACGTTTTTTATCATACATCACATTTCAGGGATTAATAGCGGTGTAAGTTTGTTTTATTAAAAAAGTGGGAAGACACATTCTTCAAATTCATAAACATAAAACAGATGAAAAACATTATGCAAATACTATTGCTAAACAATGAATGGAATGGTAAGATTTACATAAATGGCTGGGTTAAACCTGGACGCGGAACAGAAGAAATTTTGGAAAAAGCTACTGGGATCAACATTGGACAAACCGGTATCGCTTCACCAGAAGATATAGCCAATGCCGGAGCAATTGCACGCATCGCCCAAAAAAGCTGGGCAAAAAAATCAGGTGCCCAAAGGGGTGACATTTTAAGAGAATTTGCAAACCTTATTCATCACTATTCAGATGAAATAGCCACTTACCTGGTTAAAGAAACCGGCTCTATCCTATTAAAAGCTAAATGGGAAGTGCAAATGGCAGCAAGAGAATTTACTGAAGCTGCAGCCCTGGCAACCCAGCCTGTTGGTTTTCTTACTTCAACATTGGAGCCTGACTTTCAAAGTATCGCCAGAAGAATCCCACTGGGTGTAATCGGAATTATCACTCCATGGAATTCCCCGATCATTTTAGCGGCACGCGCAATTGCACCAGCACTAGCGATGGGAAATGCTGTTATCTTAAAACCAGACGTCCAGTCGCCCGTATCTGGTGGTTTCATATTTGCCAGGCTGCTTGAACTTGCCAATCTTCCTGAGGGACTGTTTCATGTTCTGCCAGGCGGTCCTGAAACGGGAGAAGCATTGGTAAAAGAGCCAACAGTAGATATGATCAGTTTTACAGGTTCAACCAGAGCGGGAAAACTTGTGGGTGCAAATGCCAGCGGACTACTTAAACGGGTAGCGTTAGAGCTTGGAGGAGACAATCCATATGTTGTTCTTGAGGACGTAGATATTGAAGCTGCCGCTGCTGCAGGAACATGGGGAAGCTTTTTCCATCAAGGACAGATTTGTCTATCTATAGGAAGACACCTGGTACATGAAGATATAGCCGAGGCTTACACTAAGGCTCTGGTTAGAAAAGCACAGGCGCTAATCGTTGGAAATCCATTGGACGAGAAAGTACAGGTAGGCCCGGTAATCAATGAGAGACAAGTGTTGAATGTACTCAGGATTCTTGAAGAGAGTGTTGCAAAGGGAGCACGGATCCTTACTGGCGGAAAACGGAACAATCTTTTTATGGAGCCAACTGTAGTGACCAATGTATTGCCTGGAATGCCACTATTTGATGAAGAAATCTTTGGGCCGATTGCCACAATTACAACCTTCAAAAATGATGAGGAAGCAATAGAATTAGCGAACATGACTGAGTATGGGCTGGTATCTGCAGTAGTATCAAATAACCTGGTGAGAGCACAGCATATAGCAGACCATATCAGAACAGGCGTTGTCCATATTAACGATCAAACTGTTGTCCATGGAATTTACGGACCTATTGCTGGCGTTGGTAAATCTGGAAATGGCTTTGGCCATGGCACAGTGAGTAATGCTGATACATTTTCAGAATGGCAGTGGATCACTACCCATGCAGCAATTCCAAACTACCCTTTCTAAATCAACAATTAAATCAGAAACAACTTAACCTTAATATAATGAATAACAAGCATAGAATTGATGTACATCAGCATGTATTACCTCCATTCTGGTCCGAAGCATTAAACTCAAACGGTGGCGATCCTTCCGGCCCCAGGTCAGGAGATTCGAGTAATTCAGTAGTTCCAAAATGGTCACCTGAGGGAGCCATTGCCCTGATGGATAGTTTGGAAATATCAACAGGTATATTGTCACTAACTTCACCTGGAATTGTTGGATGGGCTTCAGAATCACAGGCGGGTATGGCAAGAAAAATCAATGAATATACAGCAAGTTTGGTCAGCAAAAATCCATTGCGGTTTGGAAATTTCGCTACACTTCCAATGCCACACGTGGAAGAGTCACTTGCAGAGATTGAATACGCATTAGATGTATTGCATGCTGATGGGATTATACTGTTTAGTAATTACGGAGATCAATATCTCGGGGATGCTCAATTCTTGCCATTATGGCAAGAATTAAACGATAGAAAAGCCGTTGTATTCATACACCCCGGACTTCCAATTACGCCGATGCAGGGAATAGCAGGACCATTGGTAGATTATCCCTTTGCAACTACAAGGGTAGCTGTTCAGCTTGTTTTAAATGGAATTATAAGCCGCTTTCCAGCTGTCAATATTATACTTGCGCATGCAGGTGGATTTGTTCCATATGCAGTGCACCGATTTGTCGAACTGGCCCATGTGTTCAGGACTGATACCCCAAATCATGAAGAAATCCTGCAAAGCTTCCGTAAATTTTATTATGATACCGCATTGGCTTCCAGCCCTACCTCACTTCCAAGTCTGACTGCTTTTGCCAAACGGGAAAATATTTTGTTTGGAACAGATTATCCTTTTGCACCAGCCGGTGTAGTGGCTGACTTTACTCAATATCTTGATCAACACCAATTCAGTGATCCACTGCAAAGAAGTGAAATAAGCCATCAAAATGCATTAGTTCTATTCCCCCGCCTGTCGGAGCAACTCATTACAAAAGGGGTTTAATAGTAAAATGTATCAAGGTATTCTTTATATATCAATAGATATGCTATGTAACCAATGAATTTTAGTGTGAACCTCAAAAGTTTTTGTCCAATTTTTGGGGTCACACCAATTGAGACGGCCTCTTTGCATTAAATTCCCTTTATGTACAAATCAAAAATATAGAAATTATGAATAAAGTTATAGGCATTCTTGCAGGAAGCCTTCGTAAGGAATCATTTTCAAAAAAGATAAGTAAAGCTGTATTAGCTATGGCACCACAAGGTTTTAAGTTTAGAACAATTTCATTAGCCGATCTTCCGATCTACAATCAGGATTTCGATGACGACAATGAGGTTCCCCCAGCCATCACCCTGTTCAGGGAAGAGATGGCAAAAGTTGACGGCATTTTATTTATAACCCCAGAATATAACAGATCAGTTCCAGCGCTTTTGAAGAACGCCCTGGATGTAGGATCACGACCTTATGGTGAAAGCGTATGGAATTCAAAACCTGCGGCCATTTTCAGCAATTCACCGGGAAATTTATCTGGCTTTGGTGCTAATCATCATTTAAGGCAAAGCCTGGTATTTCTGAACGTACCTACCATGCAGCAACCTGAAGTTTACCTTCATAAAGTGCATGAACTTTTTGATGAAAACGGGAATTTAAATGAAGGGAGCACCAAAGAGCTTTTGCAAAAAGCTGTGGATGCGTATATAATATGGTTTAAAAGGAATGCTGCATAAATTAAAGTCATGAAAAAAAACTGGCCGGTACTTTCCTATAACTTAGGGAAACCTACATACAGCACACTACAATTATTTACACAAATCGTTGGAAAGATAAAACTTGCTACGATGCCGTGGATCAACCATTCATGGAGTATTACGCTTCACATTACACCTGCTGGTCTAACTACGCAAACGATACCTTATAAGGATAAAGATTTCCAAATAGATTTTGATTTGGTAAATCATCAACTAAAAATAACAACAAGTTTGGGGGAATCGCAACAGTTCAGCCTGGAAAATATATCTGTAGCAGGTTTTCACAGAGCTATTCAAAAGAAATTAAAGGAGATAGATATCGACGTAACAATTTCTCCTCTTCCCTCGGAAATCGTAGATCCCATCCCTTTTGAACTCGATGAATTCCACAACACTTATGATAGGGATCAGGCTAGCTCCTTTCACATTGCCTTATTGCGTATTCATGAGGTCTTTCTTATCCATCGCAGCAGCTTTAAGGGTAAAAGCAGTCCGATTCATTTCTTTTGGGGAGGATTTGATTTGTCATTAGCTTTTTTTTCAGGAAAGAAAGCCCCACCTCACCCAGGTCAGATGCCCGGAATGCCCAATTGGGTGCTTCAGGATGCCTACTCGCAAGAGGTACAAACCGTTGGCTTCTGGTCTGGAAATGACGATTTAAAAGAAGCAGCATTCTATTGTTATCTCTATCCTGAACCGGAAGGATATAGTACCGCAGAAATTGAACCCAAAGAGGCCTATTACCATAAGCATAGGGGTGAATTTATTTTATGCTATGCTGAGATACAGCAGTCAGAAGATCCTGAACAAAAGCTATTGGCTTTTTTAAAAAGCACTTATGCTTTAGGCGCTAAAATTGCAAAATGGGATGCTGCATTTGTAGAACCAATTGCGAAAACATAGCATAGATGGACAGACTTTATAAAAAACTTCCCTGAAATTTACCAATCCATTTCCAGAAGTGCATTATTATGGTTTCAATCTTTCCAGAAAAATGAATAATTTCTGAAAACCAAGGTCAGAGTTAAAACTAAAATTCGAGTTAACTCTGGCTTGGTATCTATAAGTGGGAACACCCTGATTTAATTTTGGCCAAAGGGCGAGACTTCATTTGAGTCATTACTTTTTATTATACCATTGTATAAATTCAAGGACATTGTGATCAGGATCGGAAAAATATACCCAGGTTTCTTCATTCTCAATCTTTAATGGCCCCCTTAATATTGGGATTTCCATCGCTTTCAGATCACTTACAGCTTTCTCCAAATCTTCAACTTCCATGCATAAATGGGGACAAAATGGCTTTCTCAATATAGGCAAGCTATAGTCACCAGTCAAATCCTGGATTAATTCAATACGGACATCACCAGCGGAGATAAAAGCGTATTCTTCTTGTTCCTCTTCATTTATAGCTCTGTGATTTAGAGTAAAGGCTAACTTTTCTGTGTAAAAAGCAATTGCTCTGTCCATACTTTGGACTTGTAAAGCTGCATGATCAAATTTCATAATAGTCTTATTTAAGGAGGTGATTCAAAAATCCAAATATCCGTGTTAATGGCTAAGGACGTGTTTAACTATTTTA from Pedobacter sp. WC2423 carries:
- a CDS encoding NADPH-dependent FMN reductase, giving the protein MNKVIGILAGSLRKESFSKKISKAVLAMAPQGFKFRTISLADLPIYNQDFDDDNEVPPAITLFREEMAKVDGILFITPEYNRSVPALLKNALDVGSRPYGESVWNSKPAAIFSNSPGNLSGFGANHHLRQSLVFLNVPTMQQPEVYLHKVHELFDENGNLNEGSTKELLQKAVDAYIIWFKRNAA
- a CDS encoding Crp/Fnr family transcriptional regulator, encoding MKTKLGISEDNLLRLIPLLNKEVIHKNDFLVREGDNSRYEFFVERGLLRSYTIDQDGKHHIIQFAPENSFISDRSNVYLNEPSMFFIEAIEDSYVIKLDHKYNQFIKDISANKEYNEIILNKYIRNLEGRVNGLLAAKAKERYLQFINHYSKISLRVPQWMIASYLGITRETLSRVRKELATNNFI
- a CDS encoding DUF2652 domain-containing protein yields the protein MKSPDSSLLLKKRIIKTSIKKEATKMSKSTIDQRGTICIVDISGYTTFVKETQSTIGLLSVSKLLQKIITVNNPFFNISEIEGDAILFYRYGEPYPVDVILKQFEAILLAFNKMITKLKVYGNNVTSLSIKSIVHYGEIAEFTIGRFEKLYGKPLIEAHRLLKNSIHRDTYSLITEQYLDTSSKNAVTALLGIQQSEKYDVGELCYTYFPY
- a CDS encoding VOC family protein — encoded protein: MKFDHAALQVQSMDRAIAFYTEKLAFTLNHRAINEEEQEEYAFISAGDVRIELIQDLTGDYSLPILRKPFCPHLCMEVEDLEKAVSDLKAMEIPILRGPLKIENEETWVYFSDPDHNVLEFIQWYNKK
- a CDS encoding aldehyde dehydrogenase family protein → MKNIMQILLLNNEWNGKIYINGWVKPGRGTEEILEKATGINIGQTGIASPEDIANAGAIARIAQKSWAKKSGAQRGDILREFANLIHHYSDEIATYLVKETGSILLKAKWEVQMAAREFTEAAALATQPVGFLTSTLEPDFQSIARRIPLGVIGIITPWNSPIILAARAIAPALAMGNAVILKPDVQSPVSGGFIFARLLELANLPEGLFHVLPGGPETGEALVKEPTVDMISFTGSTRAGKLVGANASGLLKRVALELGGDNPYVVLEDVDIEAAAAAGTWGSFFHQGQICLSIGRHLVHEDIAEAYTKALVRKAQALIVGNPLDEKVQVGPVINERQVLNVLRILEESVAKGARILTGGKRNNLFMEPTVVTNVLPGMPLFDEEIFGPIATITTFKNDEEAIELANMTEYGLVSAVVSNNLVRAQHIADHIRTGVVHINDQTVVHGIYGPIAGVGKSGNGFGHGTVSNADTFSEWQWITTHAAIPNYPF
- a CDS encoding helix-turn-helix transcriptional regulator, coding for MKRINSDQITTYNSISEFLLSLGKLEVQENDFSISSLDCYLSDEPMKSNPFRTNFFNFLMIVDGAGSYTIDNVLFKLMPASFYFTTPGHLKSFIIEKPWKGFILSFTEKFIKEYYLGNLFKEFPFLVAETTPPIYLNKDMEADVSKRLDTLLEHYQTESKFKYQMITNILIAFLYKVKEMLFEAPRLEGQQFGYSMLVVRFRKYLDDHFRDVISGKVTEIFNGNQIASALAVSADHLGSEVKKETGRTLTKWITDRTIMEAQCLLKNSSLSISEIAYKLTFSDPTNFTKYFKKNTGFSPKQYRDQ
- a CDS encoding DUF5996 family protein, with protein sequence MKKNWPVLSYNLGKPTYSTLQLFTQIVGKIKLATMPWINHSWSITLHITPAGLTTQTIPYKDKDFQIDFDLVNHQLKITTSLGESQQFSLENISVAGFHRAIQKKLKEIDIDVTISPLPSEIVDPIPFELDEFHNTYDRDQASSFHIALLRIHEVFLIHRSSFKGKSSPIHFFWGGFDLSLAFFSGKKAPPHPGQMPGMPNWVLQDAYSQEVQTVGFWSGNDDLKEAAFYCYLYPEPEGYSTAEIEPKEAYYHKHRGEFILCYAEIQQSEDPEQKLLAFLKSTYALGAKIAKWDAAFVEPIAKT
- a CDS encoding amidohydrolase family protein — its product is MNNKHRIDVHQHVLPPFWSEALNSNGGDPSGPRSGDSSNSVVPKWSPEGAIALMDSLEISTGILSLTSPGIVGWASESQAGMARKINEYTASLVSKNPLRFGNFATLPMPHVEESLAEIEYALDVLHADGIILFSNYGDQYLGDAQFLPLWQELNDRKAVVFIHPGLPITPMQGIAGPLVDYPFATTRVAVQLVLNGIISRFPAVNIILAHAGGFVPYAVHRFVELAHVFRTDTPNHEEILQSFRKFYYDTALASSPTSLPSLTAFAKRENILFGTDYPFAPAGVVADFTQYLDQHQFSDPLQRSEISHQNALVLFPRLSEQLITKGV
- a CDS encoding GMC family oxidoreductase encodes the protein MIHKNSIPSNLVHQSESLNSLTDQHYDFIISGAGSAGAVLAARLSENPLHKVLLIEAGPIFEPDSYPKELSSSSIVGANGNPALEWGYQSVSGNIGHPIHAIRGKVVGGSSTLNGAVSSRATAADFERWTAYGLQGWTHADVLPFYKKLEQTTAGADEWHGRNGIFPIHQLSFDEVSPLQRAFIEASESNGFERIDDFNADKQNGAGPYPMNVLNGERMNTGMTYLNEGVRKRSNLIIIADTLVNKVVIENEEATGVLLANGTIINGKHIILSSGTYGSAATLLRSGIGPSADLKKLNIPLVKNLPVGSQLFDHPFYYNAYAVDPGLAGEQTPVIGALLWTKSAKSTGNELDIHITATHLLDPKYSPTGVGFVLAVALTRPSSIGKVTLASRNPEDAPVIDLNFLDSISDQERLLAGVKLAREIGKTSPLSRFFTGEIMPGIETDQDAELMQAIMAALDTYHHPTSTVPMGIAGDPKAVVNEAGLVYGIQNLRVVDASIFPDVPSTATNLTVIMAAEKIASEILS